The Paraburkholderia acidisoli genome contains a region encoding:
- a CDS encoding YraN family protein — protein sequence MSRGSTCAALSEPFGETAGEHTRAPRPSTKERANADNFFASARSNAPSHASRRRAIGARFEAHALAFLRREGHECVARNVNCRGGELDLVMRERDGTLVFVEVRARARPEFGGAAASVGWRKQQRVLCAARHFLSTISAGAVNTANAASGAPIPPCRFDVIAFESGRLVWLRDAFGFEAGET from the coding sequence TTGTCGCGCGGATCGACGTGCGCCGCTTTAAGCGAACCCTTCGGCGAAACGGCTGGCGAACACACGCGGGCGCCGCGCCCGTCGACGAAAGAACGCGCAAACGCCGACAACTTTTTCGCATCCGCCCGGTCCAACGCCCCAAGCCACGCGTCGCGGCGCCGCGCGATTGGTGCGCGGTTCGAGGCGCACGCATTGGCGTTTCTGCGGCGCGAGGGTCACGAGTGCGTGGCGCGCAACGTGAATTGCCGTGGCGGCGAACTCGATCTCGTGATGCGCGAGCGCGACGGCACGCTCGTCTTCGTGGAAGTGCGCGCGCGAGCGCGGCCGGAATTCGGCGGCGCGGCGGCGAGCGTCGGTTGGCGAAAGCAGCAACGCGTGCTGTGCGCGGCGCGGCATTTTCTGTCGACGATATCGGCAGGCGCGGTGAATACCGCGAACGCGGCAAGCGGAGCGCCGATCCCGCCGTGCCGCTTCGACGTGATCGCGTTCGAAAGCGGGCGACTCGTGTGGCTGCGCGACGCGTTCGGCTTCGAAGCGGGCGAAACCTGA
- a CDS encoding Lrp/AsnC family transcriptional regulator, which yields MTLDTFSQKILRLLQLDARRSVQEISDQVGLSSTPCWRRIKDMEQSGVIQRYTALLDREKLGLHVCALAHIHLTRHTEGGVEAFEREIATCPEVTECYSTTGESDYILKIVAPDIKAYDAFLHERIFRIPAVAQVRTSVVLREIKFDTQLPL from the coding sequence TTGACACTCGATACGTTCTCTCAGAAGATCCTGCGCCTGCTGCAGCTCGACGCGCGCCGCTCGGTGCAGGAAATCTCCGACCAGGTGGGGCTTTCCAGCACGCCGTGCTGGCGCCGCATCAAAGACATGGAACAGTCGGGCGTGATCCAGCGCTACACCGCGCTGCTCGATCGCGAAAAACTTGGCCTGCACGTTTGCGCGCTCGCGCATATCCATCTCACGCGGCACACCGAAGGCGGTGTGGAAGCGTTCGAGCGCGAGATCGCCACCTGTCCCGAGGTCACCGAGTGCTACAGCACGACCGGCGAATCGGACTACATCCTCAAGATCGTCGCGCCCGACATCAAGGCCTACGACGCCTTCCTGCACGAACGCATCTTCCGCATTCCGGCTGTCGCGCAGGTGCGCACGAGCGTCGTGCTGCGCGAAATCAAGTTCGACACGCAGTTGCCGCTTTAA
- a CDS encoding HugZ family pyridoxamine 5'-phosphate oxidase — MKIPAHAPLHLLHQTPAGALATHSRDPRGFPYPTLLPFAPDARHRPVILVSRLAEHTRNLLDDPRAGFLVAHGHERDGLNVLDAPRATLLGRFTPVDAAAHAAEHAAIARRYLRYHPDAERYLALGDFTFWTMEVERLRYIGGFGAMGWLDAADLDPLDPLAADEEAELIHFFDTHAARPAGLRLAGVDRYGADLITENDGRTRFIFDTPQTHYQSLHAVLDDCIERHLA; from the coding sequence TTGAAGATTCCCGCTCACGCTCCGCTGCATCTGCTGCACCAGACGCCCGCCGGCGCGCTCGCCACGCATTCGCGCGACCCGCGCGGCTTTCCGTATCCCACGCTGTTGCCGTTCGCGCCCGACGCGCGCCATCGCCCCGTGATTCTCGTGAGCCGGCTCGCCGAGCACACGCGCAATCTGCTCGACGACCCGCGCGCCGGTTTTCTGGTGGCGCACGGTCACGAGCGGGACGGGCTGAATGTGCTCGACGCGCCGCGCGCCACGCTGCTGGGCCGCTTCACGCCCGTGGACGCCGCCGCGCACGCGGCGGAGCACGCCGCCATCGCGCGCCGCTATCTGCGCTACCACCCCGACGCCGAGCGCTACCTCGCGCTCGGCGACTTCACGTTCTGGACGATGGAGGTGGAGCGGCTGCGTTATATCGGCGGATTCGGGGCGATGGGCTGGCTCGACGCCGCCGACCTCGACCCGCTCGACCCGCTGGCCGCCGACGAAGAAGCCGAGCTGATCCATTTTTTCGATACGCATGCGGCGCGGCCCGCCGGATTGCGGCTGGCGGGCGTCGATCGTTATGGCGCCGACCTCATAACGGAGAATGACGGGCGTACGCGATTTATTTTCGATACACCGCAAACGCATTACCAATCCTTGCATGCCGTGCTGGACGATTGCATCGAACGCCACCTCGCTTAA
- a CDS encoding H-NS histone family protein codes for MSSYKELLAQREKLEKQIEEAKAREYAEVLDEIKQKMADYGITLAELGGGRASTKAAKAASRSRASVAPKYRDPDSGSTWSGRGKPPRWIAGQDRDRFLIQK; via the coding sequence ATGTCTTCCTACAAGGAACTCCTCGCTCAGCGAGAAAAGCTGGAGAAGCAGATTGAAGAGGCGAAGGCACGTGAATATGCCGAGGTCCTCGACGAAATCAAGCAGAAAATGGCCGACTATGGCATTACGCTTGCCGAACTCGGCGGCGGCCGCGCCAGCACCAAGGCCGCGAAGGCCGCAAGCCGCTCGCGCGCCAGCGTCGCGCCGAAATACCGCGATCCCGACAGCGGCAGCACGTGGTCGGGCCGCGGCAAACCGCCGCGCTGGATTGCCGGTCAAGACCGCGACCGTTTTCTGATCCAGAAGTAA
- a CDS encoding branched-chain amino acid ABC transporter substrate-binding protein: MNIKLHKLLPISAAAMLFASFATAASADVTVKIGHVAPLTGGIAHLGKDNENGARLAVEEINAKGLTIGGQKVTLQLDAQDDAADPRTATQVAQKLVDDKVVAVVGHLNSGTSIPASKIYSDAGIVQISPSATNPAYTQQGFKTTYRVVATDAQQGPALANYASKNLKVKSVAIVDDSTAYGQGLANEFEKTAKSLGMNVLSHDATNDKAVDFRAILTKIKGENPDAIMYGGMDATGGPFAKQAKQLGLRAKVLAGDGVCTDKLSDLAGDATDNIVCSEAGMALEKMDGGKAFEAKYEKRFGQPIQIYAPFTYDAVYIIVDAMKRANSTDPAKILAAMPATDYKGVIGETTFDSKGDLKHGVISLYNYKSGKKSLLDVVKM, from the coding sequence ATGAATATCAAGCTTCACAAGCTGTTGCCGATCAGCGCTGCGGCCATGCTGTTCGCTTCGTTTGCAACGGCGGCAAGCGCCGACGTCACGGTCAAGATTGGCCACGTCGCGCCGCTCACGGGCGGCATCGCCCACCTCGGCAAGGACAATGAAAACGGCGCACGCCTCGCCGTCGAGGAAATCAACGCCAAGGGCCTGACGATCGGCGGCCAGAAGGTCACGCTGCAACTCGACGCGCAGGACGACGCGGCTGACCCGCGTACGGCTACGCAGGTTGCGCAGAAGCTCGTCGACGACAAGGTCGTTGCCGTGGTGGGCCACCTGAACTCGGGCACGTCGATCCCGGCATCGAAGATCTACAGCGATGCAGGCATCGTGCAGATCTCGCCGTCGGCCACGAACCCGGCCTACACGCAGCAAGGTTTCAAGACGACGTACCGCGTCGTCGCGACCGATGCGCAACAAGGTCCGGCACTCGCGAACTACGCGTCGAAGAACCTGAAGGTCAAGAGCGTCGCGATCGTCGACGACTCGACGGCTTACGGCCAGGGTCTCGCGAACGAGTTCGAGAAGACCGCCAAGTCGCTCGGCATGAACGTTCTTTCGCATGACGCGACGAACGACAAGGCTGTCGACTTCCGCGCCATTCTGACGAAGATCAAGGGCGAAAACCCCGACGCGATCATGTACGGCGGCATGGACGCCACGGGCGGCCCGTTCGCCAAGCAAGCCAAGCAGCTCGGCCTGCGCGCGAAGGTGCTGGCTGGCGACGGCGTGTGTACCGACAAGCTGTCGGACCTGGCCGGCGACGCCACCGACAATATCGTCTGCTCGGAAGCCGGTATGGCGCTCGAGAAGATGGACGGCGGCAAGGCCTTCGAAGCGAAGTACGAAAAGCGTTTCGGCCAGCCGATCCAGATCTACGCACCGTTCACGTATGACGCCGTGTACATCATCGTCGATGCGATGAAGCGCGCGAACTCGACGGATCCGGCGAAGATCCTCGCGGCAATGCCGGCGACGGACTACAAGGGCGTGATCGGCGAGACGACCTTCGACTCGAAGGGCGACCTCAAGCACGGCGTGATCTCGCTGTACAACTACAAGTCGGGCAAGAAGTCGCTGCTCGACGTGGTGAAGATGTAA
- a CDS encoding cation diffusion facilitator family transporter, giving the protein MNAAATTPLSDKHEVARRTTWVSVAVNSVLVVLQIAVGVLAHSQALIADGVHSLADIVSDFVVLLANRHSGAKPDADHNYGHSRYETVASLFLGALLIAVGVGMLARAGSRIANLGEIPPVHLSALFVALFVLVSKEGLFRYMLREAQRVRSAMLIANAWHARSDAASSLVVALGIVGSLAGVRLLDPIAAAIVGFMVARMGWVFGWDALQDLSDRALDDTTAADLRALLAATPGVRDVHGMRTRKTGDLALVDAHILVDPWISVSEGHYIAESARARLLTDARVLDALIHVDPEDDMHVRSVANLPPREQVAARLREALAAHGVLLRDITLHYLSTGIEIQVTLASAQDAPRLAAVDLEALRAQLGAQRLNVVQPVERQTVKSQG; this is encoded by the coding sequence ATGAATGCCGCCGCCACCACGCCGTTATCCGATAAACACGAGGTCGCGCGCCGCACCACGTGGGTTAGCGTCGCCGTCAATTCGGTGCTGGTGGTCCTGCAAATCGCCGTTGGCGTATTGGCGCATTCGCAGGCGTTGATCGCCGATGGCGTGCATTCGCTTGCCGATATCGTTTCTGATTTCGTGGTGCTGCTCGCCAATCGGCATAGCGGCGCTAAACCGGACGCCGATCATAACTACGGCCACAGCCGTTATGAAACGGTTGCTTCATTATTTCTCGGCGCATTATTGATTGCTGTCGGCGTGGGAATGCTCGCACGCGCGGGTTCACGTATTGCCAATCTCGGTGAGATTCCGCCCGTGCATTTGAGCGCGTTATTCGTCGCGCTGTTCGTGCTGGTTTCCAAGGAAGGTTTGTTTCGCTACATGCTGCGCGAGGCGCAACGCGTGCGTTCGGCCATGCTGATCGCCAATGCGTGGCATGCGCGCTCGGACGCGGCTTCGTCCCTGGTGGTGGCGCTCGGGATCGTCGGCTCGCTCGCGGGCGTGCGGTTGCTCGACCCGATCGCGGCGGCCATCGTCGGCTTCATGGTCGCGCGCATGGGCTGGGTGTTCGGCTGGGACGCGCTCCAGGATCTCTCCGACCGCGCGCTCGACGACACGACCGCCGCCGACCTGCGCGCGCTGCTCGCGGCCACGCCGGGCGTGCGCGACGTGCACGGCATGCGCACGCGCAAGACCGGCGACCTCGCGCTCGTGGACGCGCATATTCTGGTCGACCCGTGGATCTCCGTTTCGGAAGGTCACTATATTGCGGAGTCGGCGCGGGCGCGCCTGCTCACCGACGCGCGCGTGCTCGACGCGCTCATCCACGTGGACCCGGAAGACGACATGCACGTGCGGTCGGTGGCGAATCTGCCGCCGCGCGAGCAGGTGGCCGCGCGGCTGCGCGAGGCGCTCGCGGCGCACGGCGTGCTATTGCGCGACATCACGCTGCATTATCTGAGCACGGGCATCGAGATTCAGGTGACGCTCGCGAGCGCGCAAGACGCGCCGCGCCTCGCCGCCGTCGATCTCGAAGCGTTGCGCGCGCAACTGGGCGCGCAGCGTTTGAACGTGGTGCAGCCCGTCGAACGACAAACTGTCAAATCGCAGGGTTAG
- a CDS encoding MBL fold metallo-hydrolase: MKVTLIPVTPFQQNCSLLVDETTGRAAVVDPGGDLELIEAELATQGVQLEKVFLTHGHLDHCAGAKTLADKYGVPIEGPQEDERFWIDQLPEQSVRFGFGHAQAFEPTRWLHNGDTVRFGGEELEVYHCPGHTPGHVVFFSRAHRVALVGDVLFAGSIGRTDFPRGNHADLIRSIRERLWPLGDDVTFVPGHGPVSTFGEERRHNPYVADNVPG, translated from the coding sequence ATGAAAGTCACGCTGATTCCCGTCACGCCGTTCCAGCAAAACTGCTCGCTGCTCGTCGACGAAACCACGGGGCGCGCCGCCGTGGTCGATCCCGGCGGCGACCTCGAATTGATCGAAGCCGAACTGGCAACCCAGGGCGTGCAGCTCGAAAAGGTGTTCCTCACGCACGGCCATCTCGATCACTGCGCGGGCGCGAAGACGCTGGCCGACAAATACGGCGTGCCGATCGAGGGACCGCAGGAAGACGAGCGTTTCTGGATCGACCAGTTGCCCGAGCAGAGCGTGCGCTTCGGTTTTGGTCACGCGCAGGCGTTCGAGCCCACGCGCTGGCTGCACAACGGCGACACGGTGCGTTTCGGCGGTGAAGAACTTGAGGTGTATCACTGCCCGGGCCATACGCCCGGTCACGTGGTTTTCTTCAGCCGCGCGCATCGCGTCGCGCTGGTCGGCGACGTGCTGTTCGCCGGCTCCATCGGCCGCACCGACTTCCCGCGCGGCAATCACGCCGATCTGATCCGCTCGATCCGCGAGCGGCTCTGGCCGCTGGGCGACGACGTCACGTTCGTGCCGGGTCACGGCCCCGTATCGACGTTCGGCGAGGAGCGCCGCCACAACCCTTACGTCGCAGACAACGTACCCGGATAA
- the rsmI gene encoding 16S rRNA (cytidine(1402)-2'-O)-methyltransferase has protein sequence MTSSSSNSSPSSHSASSVFELAQNQQYPAATLYVVATPIGNVADISLRALHVLGLVDRICAEDTRNTGTLLARYGISKPLVAVHEHNEREAAQRVIDFLRAGERVACVSDAGTPGISDPGAKLVDAVRDAGFNVVPLPGASALATALSAAGDWVSTFTFLGFLPPKAKQRASALQPLATHAHALVFYEAPHRIVETVQALADAFGPARRLLIARELTKLHEALWRGTLAEGPTWLAADANRQRGEFVLVVEGASAQPDGDADHDALLRTLLQEVPVKSAAKLAAALTGASRNALYARALELKGEDEDRDNAQD, from the coding sequence ATGACGTCCTCCTCGTCAAATTCCTCGCCTTCGTCGCACTCGGCCTCGTCCGTTTTCGAACTCGCGCAGAACCAGCAGTACCCGGCCGCCACGCTGTATGTCGTGGCGACCCCCATCGGCAATGTCGCCGACATCTCCCTGCGCGCGCTGCACGTGCTCGGTCTCGTCGACCGCATCTGCGCCGAAGACACGCGCAACACCGGCACGCTGCTCGCGCGCTACGGCATTTCGAAGCCGCTCGTGGCCGTGCACGAGCACAACGAGCGCGAGGCCGCGCAGCGCGTGATCGACTTCCTGCGCGCGGGCGAGCGCGTAGCTTGCGTCTCCGACGCGGGCACGCCCGGCATTTCCGACCCGGGCGCGAAACTCGTGGACGCCGTGCGCGACGCGGGCTTCAACGTCGTGCCGCTGCCCGGCGCGAGCGCACTCGCGACCGCGCTCTCCGCGGCGGGCGACTGGGTATCGACATTCACGTTTCTCGGCTTTTTGCCGCCCAAAGCGAAGCAGCGCGCCTCCGCGCTCCAGCCGCTCGCCACGCACGCCCATGCGCTCGTGTTCTACGAAGCACCGCATCGCATCGTGGAAACGGTGCAGGCGCTCGCCGACGCGTTCGGTCCCGCGCGGCGCCTGTTGATCGCCCGCGAATTGACGAAGCTACACGAAGCGCTCTGGCGCGGCACCCTGGCCGAAGGGCCAACGTGGCTCGCCGCCGACGCGAACCGTCAGCGTGGCGAGTTCGTGCTGGTGGTGGAAGGTGCGTCCGCGCAGCCCGATGGCGACGCCGATCACGACGCGCTGCTGCGCACGCTGCTACAGGAAGTGCCGGTGAAAAGCGCGGCGAAGCTCGCGGCAGCGCTCACGGGCGCGTCGCGCAACGCGCTCTATGCACGCGCGCTGGAATTGAAGGGCGAAGACGAGGATCGCGACAACGCGCAAGATTGA
- a CDS encoding 3'-5' exonuclease family protein has product MNQAAIEEIYVSTDVEADGPIPGPHSMLSFASAAYTADKRLIATFSANLATLEGAAPHPVQAAWWETQPEAWAACRTDLQDPAQALVAYVDWVEALPGKPVFVAMPAGFDFTFMFWYMMRFAGRCPFSWSALDIKTLAFAITGLPYRKSIKPRFPKHWFDDHPHTHVALDDAIEQGALFCNMLADLRAQQAALAEIRNDGDGSGQNAASEPAN; this is encoded by the coding sequence ATGAATCAAGCCGCCATCGAAGAAATTTACGTGAGCACCGACGTCGAGGCCGACGGTCCCATTCCCGGGCCGCACTCGATGCTGAGCTTCGCCTCGGCGGCCTATACCGCCGACAAACGCCTGATCGCCACGTTCTCGGCCAACCTCGCGACGCTCGAAGGCGCGGCGCCGCATCCCGTGCAGGCCGCGTGGTGGGAAACCCAGCCCGAAGCGTGGGCCGCGTGCCGCACCGACTTGCAGGACCCCGCGCAGGCGCTCGTCGCTTACGTGGACTGGGTGGAGGCGTTGCCCGGCAAGCCCGTGTTCGTGGCCATGCCGGCGGGCTTCGATTTCACCTTCATGTTCTGGTACATGATGCGCTTCGCGGGGCGCTGCCCGTTTTCGTGGTCGGCGCTCGACATCAAGACGCTCGCGTTCGCGATCACCGGCCTGCCGTATCGCAAGAGCATCAAACCGCGCTTCCCCAAGCACTGGTTCGACGATCACCCGCACACGCATGTGGCGCTCGACGACGCCATCGAGCAAGGCGCGCTCTTCTGCAACATGCTCGCCGACCTGCGCGCACAGCAGGCCGCGCTCGCCGAAATTCGCAATGATGGGGACGGCTCGGGGCAAAACGCCGCGAGCGAACCGGCAAATTAG
- a CDS encoding phosphoheptose isomerase, translated as MSVERIQQHFRDSAAIALAAMETLAVPVAAAVDTMFAALANSSKILACGNGGSAANAQQFAAELIGRFERERPGLPALALTTDASVLTAVANDYAYDQVFAKQVRALGQPGDVLLALSTSGNSANVLAAIEEAHEREMIVIALTGKGGGNVNAVLADTDIHLCVPSDRTARIQEIHLLAIHCLCDGIDAMLLGDD; from the coding sequence ATGTCCGTCGAACGTATTCAACAGCACTTCCGCGACAGCGCAGCCATTGCGCTCGCGGCCATGGAAACCCTGGCGGTCCCCGTTGCCGCCGCGGTCGACACGATGTTCGCCGCGCTGGCGAACAGCAGCAAGATCCTTGCGTGCGGCAACGGCGGTTCGGCCGCCAACGCCCAGCAGTTCGCCGCCGAGCTGATCGGCCGCTTCGAGCGCGAACGCCCGGGCTTGCCCGCGCTCGCGCTGACCACCGACGCTTCGGTGCTCACGGCCGTCGCGAACGACTACGCCTACGACCAGGTGTTCGCGAAGCAGGTGCGCGCGCTCGGCCAGCCCGGCGACGTGCTGCTCGCGCTCAGCACCTCGGGCAATTCGGCGAACGTGCTGGCGGCCATCGAGGAAGCGCATGAGCGCGAAATGATCGTCATCGCCCTCACGGGCAAGGGCGGCGGCAATGTGAACGCCGTGCTCGCCGATACCGACATTCATCTGTGCGTGCCGAGCGATCGCACGGCGCGCATCCAGGAAATCCATCTATTGGCCATCCATTGCCTGTGCGACGGCATCGACGCGATGCTGCTGGGCGACGACTGA
- a CDS encoding septal ring lytic transglycosylase RlpA family protein, protein MNFSLTRRRFGTFLAVSALAGCAVPPNAQNQADNDALSTRNTAFAAPQSYGSALAALPASGTAKDNSLADAQPIDDNGTDVHSFHQTGRASWYGRAFHGRKTASGERYNMEAMTAAHRTLPLGSYVRVSVAGTKKWVVVKINDRGPFARGRILDLSYAAAKMLGVQHAGTAKVTIEGLTRQEAKVAQAEMVAANSNASTDN, encoded by the coding sequence ATGAATTTCAGTTTGACTCGACGACGTTTCGGGACGTTTCTGGCTGTGTCCGCACTGGCCGGTTGTGCCGTGCCGCCGAATGCCCAGAATCAGGCCGACAACGACGCCCTGAGCACCCGGAACACCGCGTTCGCGGCGCCGCAGAGCTATGGCTCGGCGCTCGCTGCGTTGCCTGCCTCGGGTACCGCCAAGGACAACTCGCTCGCCGACGCCCAGCCGATCGACGACAACGGCACCGACGTCCATTCGTTCCACCAGACCGGCCGCGCCTCGTGGTACGGCCGCGCGTTCCACGGCCGCAAGACCGCGAGCGGCGAACGCTACAACATGGAAGCGATGACGGCCGCGCACCGCACGCTGCCGCTCGGCTCGTACGTTCGCGTGAGTGTCGCCGGCACGAAGAAGTGGGTGGTGGTGAAGATCAACGACCGTGGCCCGTTCGCGCGCGGCCGCATTCTCGACCTCTCGTACGCCGCCGCGAAGATGCTCGGCGTGCAGCACGCGGGCACCGCGAAGGTCACGATCGAAGGCCTCACGCGTCAGGAAGCGAAGGTCGCCCAGGCCGAAATGGTCGCGGCGAACTCGAACGCCAGCACGGACAACTGA
- a CDS encoding MFS transporter: protein MPAAQRHRARLATMALFFVAGMMYASWGVHVPTVRDKFHLDAALLSYALFAVAGGSIAAMTLIGGWIARAGSRRACLAGGLTMSVCGALILVVPYYWMLLVVLAAFGVGMATLDVAMNAEASAVEEAVGKPIMSGLHGMFSLGGMAGAAIGGALLAHGMAPAVHLLLASALAALVLVLSCPAVLPHVPHAAHGEHAKTGNRWRTPALWALGAIALIALIAEGAMYDWATVYMRDVVLSTPALASAAYAAFSGGMAVARFAGDAVRARFGAPQLVLASASLACAGMIGALLLPYSFTALTGFTLMGLGLANMMPVLFAAAARVKGIHAAEGLAHVAGIAYFGLLFGPVVIGGITQVTNLTVGLAVVALCAALVAFAGPKVLRRLGI, encoded by the coding sequence TTGCCCGCGGCGCAGCGCCACCGCGCGCGCCTCGCCACCATGGCGCTCTTTTTCGTCGCCGGCATGATGTACGCCTCGTGGGGCGTGCACGTGCCCACCGTGCGCGACAAGTTCCACCTGGACGCGGCGCTGCTGTCCTACGCGCTGTTCGCCGTGGCGGGCGGCTCGATCGCCGCGATGACGCTGATCGGCGGCTGGATCGCGCGCGCCGGCTCGCGCCGCGCCTGTCTCGCGGGCGGCCTGACCATGAGCGTGTGCGGCGCGCTGATTCTCGTCGTGCCGTATTACTGGATGCTGCTCGTGGTGCTCGCGGCGTTCGGCGTGGGCATGGCCACGCTCGACGTGGCGATGAACGCCGAAGCCAGCGCCGTCGAGGAAGCCGTCGGCAAGCCGATCATGTCGGGCCTGCACGGCATGTTCAGTCTGGGCGGCATGGCGGGCGCGGCGATCGGCGGCGCCCTGCTCGCGCACGGCATGGCGCCCGCCGTGCATCTGCTGCTCGCGTCCGCGCTCGCGGCGCTCGTGCTCGTGCTGTCGTGCCCCGCGGTGCTGCCGCACGTGCCGCATGCCGCGCACGGCGAGCACGCGAAAACCGGCAACCGCTGGCGCACGCCTGCGCTCTGGGCGCTGGGCGCCATCGCCCTGATCGCGTTGATCGCCGAAGGCGCGATGTACGACTGGGCCACCGTCTACATGCGCGACGTCGTGCTGTCCACACCCGCGCTCGCGAGCGCGGCCTACGCGGCCTTCTCGGGCGGCATGGCCGTGGCGCGCTTCGCCGGCGACGCCGTGCGCGCGCGCTTCGGCGCGCCGCAACTGGTGCTCGCGAGCGCGTCGCTGGCCTGCGCGGGCATGATCGGCGCGCTGCTGCTGCCGTATTCGTTCACCGCGCTCACCGGTTTCACGCTGATGGGCCTCGGCCTCGCCAACATGATGCCGGTGCTGTTCGCGGCGGCCGCGCGCGTGAAAGGCATCCACGCGGCCGAAGGGCTCGCGCACGTGGCGGGCATCGCGTATTTCGGGCTGTTGTTCGGACCGGTGGTGATCGGCGGCATCACGCAGGTGACGAATCTCACCGTGGGGCTCGCGGTCGTGGCGCTGTGCGCGGCGCTCGTGGCCTTCGCGGGGCCGAAGGTGTTGCGTCGCCTGGGTATTTGA
- a CDS encoding NAD(P)H-dependent flavin oxidoreductase yields MRRFGLRLPVVQGPMAGGPTTPALVAAVSNAGGLGFLAGAALAPEKLASEVAAIRALTGKPFGANLFVLERAQPDDTTVRRALGAIDPLAARFDLAPGAPLASYAPDFRAQLDMLVELRLPVVSFTFGLLAKADVARLKAAGSYVIGTATHVAEGLAWRDAGADAIVAQGAEAGGHRGTFIGEVPQALIGTFALVPQLADATGLPVLAAGGVMDGRGMVAALALGAQGVQMGTAFLGCAESAIPADWKARLRASADTATAVTRAITGRHARGIRNALMTQLEAYEQAHAGSVAPYPVQNALTQPLRQRAARADDGDWLSLWSGQGAPLGRAREAGLGAAQVVEALEREWRAALAGLRG; encoded by the coding sequence ATGCGCCGATTCGGCTTGCGCCTGCCCGTCGTGCAGGGGCCGATGGCGGGCGGCCCGACCACGCCCGCGCTGGTCGCGGCCGTGTCGAACGCGGGCGGGCTCGGCTTTCTCGCGGGCGCGGCGCTCGCGCCGGAGAAGCTCGCGAGCGAAGTCGCGGCGATCCGTGCGCTCACCGGCAAGCCGTTCGGCGCGAATCTCTTCGTGCTCGAGCGCGCCCAACCCGACGACACCACCGTGCGCCGCGCGCTCGGCGCGATCGATCCGCTCGCCGCGCGCTTCGACCTCGCGCCCGGCGCGCCGCTCGCGTCCTACGCGCCCGACTTTCGCGCGCAGCTCGACATGCTGGTCGAGTTGCGCCTGCCGGTGGTGAGTTTCACGTTCGGGCTGCTCGCGAAAGCGGACGTCGCGCGCCTGAAAGCGGCGGGCAGTTACGTGATCGGCACGGCGACGCACGTGGCCGAAGGTCTCGCGTGGCGCGATGCGGGCGCGGACGCGATCGTCGCGCAGGGCGCCGAGGCGGGCGGTCATCGCGGCACGTTCATCGGCGAGGTGCCGCAGGCGCTGATCGGCACCTTCGCGCTCGTGCCGCAGCTCGCCGACGCGACCGGCCTGCCCGTGCTGGCGGCGGGCGGCGTGATGGACGGGCGCGGCATGGTCGCGGCGCTCGCGCTCGGCGCGCAGGGCGTGCAGATGGGCACGGCGTTTCTCGGCTGCGCCGAAAGCGCGATTCCCGCCGACTGGAAAGCGCGGCTGCGCGCCTCGGCGGACACCGCGACCGCGGTCACGCGCGCGATCACGGGACGGCACGCGCGCGGCATCCGCAACGCGCTGATGACGCAGCTCGAAGCGTACGAGCAGGCGCACGCGGGCTCGGTCGCGCCGTATCCCGTGCAGAACGCGCTCACGCAGCCGCTGCGGCAACGCGCGGCGCGCGCCGACGACGGCGACTGGCTCTCGCTGTGGTCGGGTCAGGGCGCGCCGCTCGGCCGCGCGCGCGAAGCCGGGTTGGGCGCCGCGCAGGTGGTCGAGGCGCTGGAGCGCGAATGGCGCGCCGCGCTGGCGGGCTTGCGCGGCTGA